A window of the Gossypium hirsutum isolate 1008001.06 chromosome A03, Gossypium_hirsutum_v2.1, whole genome shotgun sequence genome harbors these coding sequences:
- the LOC107927973 gene encoding auxin-responsive protein SAUR50, producing MAIRKSSKLPQTAVLKQILKRCSSLGKKQHGGGYDDVGLTPPLDVPKGHFAVYVGENRSRYIVPISFLTHPEFQCLLRRAEEEFGFDHDMGLTIPCEEVVFRSLTSTLR from the coding sequence ATGGCGATCAGAAAATCATCCAAGCTACCACAAACCGCCGTCCTCAAACAAATCCTCAAACGATGTTCGAGTTTAGGCAAGAAACAACACGGCGGTGGCTACGACGACGTTGGTCTCACCCCTCCCTTAGACGTACCCAAAGGTCACTTCGCCGTTTACGTCGGCGAAAACAGGAGCAGGTACATTGTACCCATCTCGTTCTTGACTCACCCCGAGTTCCAATGCTTACTCCGACGAGCCGAAGAAGAGTTCGGGTTCGATCACGATATGGGACTCACTATCCCTTGTGAAGAAGTCGTTTTTCGATCACTTACCTCCACGCTCCGATGA